The Candidatus Eremiobacteraceae bacterium genome segment CCTGGCGCGGGCTGTCCTGGCGCCGCAGCGACAGCTCGGTCTGCGAGCGCGACGATTGGAAGAGCGCCGCGATGAGGCGGCCCGGGCGCGCACCCGCGTTGGCCACCGGTGCGAGGCGGACGCGGCCGCGCAGGCGCGGCACGCAACGCGCAAGCCAGCCGGCGAACAGCGTCGCGCCCGCGGTCTTATGCTGGGTGTCGGGCTGGTCGAGATCGGCGGCGTACTCCACACGGCACTTGTCGAAGTCGCCGATGAGCGCCAGCACTTGCGGGTCGTCGAAGCACGCGGCCACCGCCTGGCGCCACGGTTTGAGACGCTTCCAATTGAGATCGGCGACGGCGACATGGCCGGCGCGGCGTTCGGTGAGCCGGCGCAATGTGTCGAGCGAGGCGTTCGTGTCGCCGAAGCGCATCGAGTCCACGACGATCTTCTTGACGAGCGGCGCGAGCAGGCGGAACAGCGGGCGGCCGAACGGCGAATCGCCGCGCCACCACAGATAGATGGGCAGATCGGCGGCCAGCAGCGCGAGCACTGCGGAGGCAGCCGAGGCGGATGCGCGCGGATTGACGCGCACGAAGACCTCTTCGCTGAAGCCCTGCGCGTCTGCGTGGTCGTCGGGGCGGATGAACGCCTGGATCGCATCTTCATCGACCGTCGCGTCTTCGATGATCGTCACGGCACGGATCGAGTGCGTGCCCGCGATCTCGGCCAGGATCTGCGACACGTCGGTGCACGCGTCCGGCCGATCCACGTACGTGACGAGGTTGAGCGTGAGCGAGCGCGCGCTCGGCGTCGCCCCAGCCGTGGCCACGATCTCGCGCCAGCGCGCGGTCAAGGTGGATTCGGCTTCTTCGACCCGCACGAGTTCGAAACCCGAGGCCCACGCGGGCGTCGCAGCGCCGTCGCCCTGTTTGCTCACGGGAGCCGCCACGCGCGCCCGTCGCGCGCGATCAGGTCCTCGGCCTCTTTGGGCCCCCACGAGCCAGCCGCGTAGTTCGGGAACACGATCGAGCGATCGGCATCCCATGCCTGCAGCAGCGGATCGACCAGCGCCCAGGCGGCCTCGACGCCGTCGGCGCGGTCGAACAACGTCTGATCGCCTTTCATACAATCCAAGATGAGCCGCTCGTACGGCGACGCGTCTTCGGCACCGAAGGTCGCGCCGTATGAGAAATCCATCGCGACCGAGCGGATGCGCATGCTCGGGCCGGGCACTTTCGCCTCGAGCTTGAGGGTCACGCCCTCGTCCGGCTGGATGCGCAGCGCCAGCACGTTGCCCTCGGCTTGCTCGATCTGTGACTTGCGAAACGGCAGATGCGGCGCTTCTTTGAATTGGATGGCGATCTCGGTGACGCGTTTGGGCAGCCGCTTGCCGGAGCGCAGGTAGAAGGGCACGCCGGCCCAACGCCAATTGTCGACGAAAAGGCGCAGCGCGGCATACGTCGGCACCATCGAACCGGGCGCGACGCTTTGCTCCTCGCGATAGCCCACCACCGGCTGGCCGTTGACGAATCCCGGCCCGTACTGTCCGCGCACCGCTTCCTTGACGTCGATCGGACGGATGGCCTCGATGACGCGCACCTTCTCGTCGCGGAAATCGCGCGCGTCGAACGTCGTCGGCGGTTCCATGCCGACCAACGAGAGCAGCTGCAGGCCATGGTTCTGCAAGATGTCGCGCACGACGCCGGTCTCTTCATAGAACGCGCCGCGGCCCTCGATGCCCAGGCTCTCGGCGACGGTGATCTGCACGCTGTCCACGTAGTTGCGGTCCCAGATCGGCTCGAAGATGCCGTTGGCGAAACGCAGCACGAGGATGTTCTGGACCGTCTCTTTGCCGAGATAGTGGTCGATGCGGTAGATCTGATCCTCGCGCAGATACTTGAGCATCTCGTCGTTGAGCGCTTTGGCGCTGGCGAGATCGCGGCCGAACGGCTTCTCGACGATGATGCGCACCGAGTCTGCGGATCCGCTGTCGCCCGTGAGGCCCGCCTCATGGAGCTGCTCGACGATGATGCCGAACAGACTGGCGGGCGTCGAGATATAGAAGATGCGATTGCCCGCGGTGCCGTACTTGAGGTCGTCCTCGGTGAGCACGCCGCCCAGCCGCTTGAACGCGCTCGCGTCGTCGAACGTGCCCTCGACATAGCGGCAGCGCGAGGCGAGCTCTTCAAGCACGTTCTTGTCGCGTACGCGGATCTCGCTCGAGTTCGCGACCGAGCGGCGCAGCTGCTCGCGGAACTCCTCGTCGGTCATTTGCGAGCGCGCGAAACCGACGACGCAGAAATTCTCGGGCAGCAGATCCGCTTGGGCGAGATTGTAGATGGCAGGCAGCAGCTTGCGGCACGTCAGATCGCCCGATGCGCCAAAGATGACCAATTGCACCGGCCGGGTCGCACGGTCTTCGCGCAGCCCCTCGCGGAACGGGTTGGGTATCTTGACTTCGACCATGAGGCTACCGCCGCTCGACGCGCATCACGCGTTGCTGCCGCTGCCGGCCGGCGAGAGCGAGCCGGCCATCTTGGTCACCGTGCGCCGCAACGCCGCCAGCGAAGCGTCGACGTCCGCGCCGAGATCGATGCGCACGACGCGCCGGCCGTGCGCGCGCAGCGACTGCAAGTCCCCCAGCGCTTGGGCTGCGACGAGCGTGCCGAAGTCGAACGGCCGGCCGGGAATCGGCAACGTGTCGCGATTATCTCCGACGAGCTGGATGAACACGCCCGTGTTCGGGCCGCCCTTGTGCAGCTGTCCGGTCGAGTGCAAAAAGCGCGGCCCGTAGCCGAACGTCGTCGCGGCTTTCGTCGCATCGCGCAGCGTCGAGCGTATGTCGTCGAAGATCTCGTCGCGGGCGTCGGTCTGGTGGATGAAGGCCATGAGCGCGATGTAGTCGCCGGTGGCCGTGCTGCGCACGAAACGCGCGAGCGCTTCCTCGTCGCTGGGGCCGATGGACGCTGCGCGCTGCTGCCCGGCCGGATCGCGCTGCGCAAGGATGCGGTTGGTGTTGTCCTTGCTCTCCTGGACGTTGGGCTGGTCGAAAGCGTCGACGCCCATGAGCGCGCCGACGGTCGCGGTCGCGAACTCCCAGCGGAAGAATTCGGCTCCCAGATCGAGCGTGTCGCGCAGGCTGATGCGCAGGACTGGATGGCCGGCCCGCTCGAGCGCCTCGCCGCGCGCGTCGAGGGTCGTATCGTCACCGAGGCGCAGATGCACGAAGACGCGGTCGGCGCCGTATGCGCCGGGATCTCCCGGGGGCTCGCCCGCCACTGGGATGAGGCCGCGCCCCTCCTTGCCGAGACTCTCCGCGATGAGCTGCTCGAGCCACAACCCAA includes the following:
- the zwf gene encoding glucose-6-phosphate dehydrogenase → MVEVKIPNPFREGLREDRATRPVQLVIFGASGDLTCRKLLPAIYNLAQADLLPENFCVVGFARSQMTDEEFREQLRRSVANSSEIRVRDKNVLEELASRCRYVEGTFDDASAFKRLGGVLTEDDLKYGTAGNRIFYISTPASLFGIIVEQLHEAGLTGDSGSADSVRIIVEKPFGRDLASAKALNDEMLKYLREDQIYRIDHYLGKETVQNILVLRFANGIFEPIWDRNYVDSVQITVAESLGIEGRGAFYEETGVVRDILQNHGLQLLSLVGMEPPTTFDARDFRDEKVRVIEAIRPIDVKEAVRGQYGPGFVNGQPVVGYREEQSVAPGSMVPTYAALRLFVDNWRWAGVPFYLRSGKRLPKRVTEIAIQFKEAPHLPFRKSQIEQAEGNVLALRIQPDEGVTLKLEAKVPGPSMRIRSVAMDFSYGATFGAEDASPYERLILDCMKGDQTLFDRADGVEAAWALVDPLLQAWDADRSIVFPNYAAGSWGPKEAEDLIARDGRAWRLP
- a CDS encoding glucose-6-phosphate dehydrogenase assembly protein OpcA → MAAPVSKQGDGAATPAWASGFELVRVEEAESTLTARWREIVATAGATPSARSLTLNLVTYVDRPDACTDVSQILAEIAGTHSIRAVTIIEDATVDEDAIQAFIRPDDHADAQGFSEEVFVRVNPRASASAASAVLALLAADLPIYLWWRGDSPFGRPLFRLLAPLVKKIVVDSMRFGDTNASLDTLRRLTERRAGHVAVADLNWKRLKPWRQAVAACFDDPQVLALIGDFDKCRVEYAADLDQPDTQHKTAGATLFAGWLARCVPRLRGRVRLAPVANAGARPGRLIAALFQSSRSQTELSLRRQDSPRQVVAEVRDAQGGLIRSWNFHVVKATEAELLHRSIDDPSRDAMLEAALAEE